The Amycolatopsis sp. QT-25 genomic sequence CCGTCGCGAGGAGTTTTCTGTTGTTTTCCGTACTCATGATCCTGACGCTACGCTGGCGCGAGTAATGCGACAAGTGACATCTGCGCATGACTGCTATGCTTGTTCGGCATGAGCGGCTTCACGATTTTGGGTTTACGCGTGGTCCGGGCGGCGGTACGCTATGGCTCGTTTTCCACGGCGGCGGAGAACCTGGGGTATACGCAATCCGCTGTTTCCCGGCAGATAGCCTTGATGGAGAAAGCCGCCGGCGTCGCGCTGTTCGATCGGCAGGCTCGCGGCGTTCAGCCCACGGAAGCGGGACGAATTGTCGCGCAACACGCAGAAACGGTTCTCAATGAATTGAACACGACTGAACAGTCGCTTCGTGAACTGGGCTCCCCGTCCTCTCGTCGGTTACGTGTCGGCGCCTACTCGACGGCGATGGCGGCTCTGGTGCCGGTCGCCATCGCGGAGTATGCGACCCGCGAACCGTCGACCCGCATCAAACTGCGAGAAGGGCTCTCGGCAGCGCTGTTGGCGTCAGTGGTTTCCGGACGGCTCGACATGGCGATAGTCACAGAACCCCAACGTGAACCGGCGGGAATCGACCTCACTCCTCTGCTTGAAGACGAGTTGTATCTGGCCATGCCCGTCAACCACCGGCTTGCCGGCAGGCGTAGCGTCACCGGCGAGGAGTTGCGCGGGGAACGCTGGATTTCAGGAGCCGCCAACCCGGCCGATGGGCTGCTGGGTATCTGGAATCAGTCGACCGAACAGCTCAACATAGACTTCATCGTCCGTGACTGGGTCTCGAAGATCGGCCTGGTGATGGCGGGGCTGGGGCTGGCCGTCGTTCCTGGGCTGATGGTTCCATCATTACCCGAAGGGGTAGCAGTGGCTCAGATCGGAGAAACAAGCGCGAAGCGAGTCACGCTCGCGGCCACGCCGGCAACTGCCGAAGGAGAAGAGCGTTGCCGTGAATTCCTGATCACGTTGCGCGAGTCGGCGATCGAAGTCGGACTCGGAGCGGCTCGACGACTGCGAAACACTCGTTATTCTAGGAGGATGTAGATGAACCGTTGGAATGCGCCGACAATACATCAGTTGAGAGCTTTTCTCGTTTTGGCTGAGGAACTGCATTTCGGTCGCGCTGCTGCACGGCTCTTCATGAGCCAGCCGGCGTTGAGCCGGCAGTTCAACGTCTTGGAACAACGTCTTGGAATCCAGCTCCTTGATCGAAACCAGCGGTCCGTCAAGCTGACGCAGGCAGGTGAGGTCATCCTCCCCAAAGTGGCGGCGGTTCTCGCGGCGACGGACGAGCTCCACCGGGTTTCGATCGAATACTCCGAAACGGTGACCGCGAACTTGATCGTGGGAACGGTCGGCGCCGAGGCGGCTATGGAGCACACACGCCTGGTGATGGCCGAAGTAGTACGCCGGTATCCGAACCTGCACATCGACGTCCGGTTGCTCAACGCCACAGAACAGTTTCGCAGTCTCTACACCGGAGACGTGGACGTCGTCTTCTGTCGCCCCCCTGTTCCGGAGCAGATTCAGACCCATCATCTCGCGACCGAACCCCGGGTGGTCTGCGTGCCGGCCGACGACACGCTCGCGTCGAGAAAGGAAGTGTCCCTTGCGGAACTCGACGGGCGCGTGATGATCGATTACCCGCCCGAGTGCCCGCGGGTTTGGAGGGACTTCTGGGCGGTGGACCCACGCCCAGACGGTTCCCCGGTCAAGTACGGACCGATTGTGAGAGACGTCGAATCGCTGCTGGCCACTGTGGCGCAAGGCAGGGCAATCGCGTTCCAGCCCGCGGCGGCAAAGTACTTCTTTCCGCGTCCGGGCATCGCGTTTCTCGATGTCACCGGTATCGATCCATGCACCTCGGCGCTGGCTTGGCACGCCGAGAGCGCACAACGGCCCGTGGTCAAGGCCATCAGGCTGGCAGCCGAGGAATTGTTCCCTTCTCACAGCTGAGAACCGCGACCTCGCAGCTTCGGCCGGCTACGCGAACAGGGCGGAATGCCTGTGTGGTAGGTCGCGGTAGTGATGGACGTAGAGATGGGCCTGACAAGTCATCCCGCGTACCGAAACCAGCGCAGAGAGAAGCGACGGATCTGCGGCTGGTCGAAGAATGCGAACACTGGGGCGATGATCTTATCGCGGGAGAGCTGAAGCGCAGGCAATTCGGGTATGCATTCTAGTGAGATAAAAATAGCATGTTGTACATGAGACGTGCTCAGGGCTCCTTCAACTGCATCTTCAAGGCTGCCTGATGAAGTTGTCCGCAGGAAATCTTCACTTTTGCTTTTGGCTTTCCCTCATTTCCAATTTATAGCGCATAGGAGAGCTTGCGGCAAGCCCCGGTCGGTTCGGCAGAACCATCGGGGTAACCCAGACGTCAAGGAAGTCGGAATGGAATCATGAGCCTGCCCCCACCGTCCGCTCCACGGCCGGCCAGGATGTGCGGTCCGAAGTCGATGTCGTCATCGTGGGCACCGGCCCGGCCGGGCTGATGCTGGCCTGTGAACTGCGGCTCGCCGGCGTTCGATCCATGGTTCTCGAGCGGCAGCCACAGTTGCGCGAAATTCCGAAGGCCAACGGGCTCGGCGGGCAGGTCCTGGAACTACTTCGTTACCGGGGCTTGCTCGAAAGGTTCGAGGCGGCCTGTGACGCGCCGAGTCATCCCGCTCCTCGCTACCCGTTTTGCGAAGTACATGTCGACTTCTCGCCGCTGTCCGAACCGCCGCTCCGGGGCCTCACCCTTGCCCAACCGATCCTCGAACGTCTCCTGGACGAACGGGCACGCGAAGTGGGTGCGGTCGTGCGCCGCGGACACGAGGTGGTCGGGATCGTCGACGACGGTTCCACAGTGACTGCCGAAGTAGAGGGACGTGACGGACGCTACCTGGTGACCTCTCGATACCTGGTCGGGTGCGACGGCGGACACAGCAGGATTCGCGATCTGGCCGGCATTGAATTCCCGGTAACCGCGTATCCCGAGGTTCATCGGCTCGGACAGGTCACGTGGCCCGATTTGATGGCCAGACCCGAAACCGGCGAAGTCCTCGACTTGCCCGGTGGGGGCAGGGTGAAAGCCGGCTTCACGCGCACAGAACGAGGCGTATTCGGATACGGGGCATTGACTCCGGAGGTGCTGCTCGTCTCCACCACGGAGAAGGAGGCGGTCGACACCGAC encodes the following:
- a CDS encoding LysR family transcriptional regulator, which produces MSGFTILGLRVVRAAVRYGSFSTAAENLGYTQSAVSRQIALMEKAAGVALFDRQARGVQPTEAGRIVAQHAETVLNELNTTEQSLRELGSPSSRRLRVGAYSTAMAALVPVAIAEYATREPSTRIKLREGLSAALLASVVSGRLDMAIVTEPQREPAGIDLTPLLEDELYLAMPVNHRLAGRRSVTGEELRGERWISGAANPADGLLGIWNQSTEQLNIDFIVRDWVSKIGLVMAGLGLAVVPGLMVPSLPEGVAVAQIGETSAKRVTLAATPATAEGEERCREFLITLRESAIEVGLGAARRLRNTRYSRRM
- a CDS encoding LysR family transcriptional regulator, producing MNRWNAPTIHQLRAFLVLAEELHFGRAAARLFMSQPALSRQFNVLEQRLGIQLLDRNQRSVKLTQAGEVILPKVAAVLAATDELHRVSIEYSETVTANLIVGTVGAEAAMEHTRLVMAEVVRRYPNLHIDVRLLNATEQFRSLYTGDVDVVFCRPPVPEQIQTHHLATEPRVVCVPADDTLASRKEVSLAELDGRVMIDYPPECPRVWRDFWAVDPRPDGSPVKYGPIVRDVESLLATVAQGRAIAFQPAAAKYFFPRPGIAFLDVTGIDPCTSALAWHAESAQRPVVKAIRLAAEELFPSHS